The region GAGTGGCTACCCGTCGCGCCGCGAATCGCGGGGCTTTAGCCACAGGCAGTTAGGCATTTGATCGAAATTGAGTAGTCAACTTCGTCGTGGCCGCAGTTCATAGTTCCAGTCGCCATGGAACGCATGCGGGTGCAGTGCGAGGTCTCGCATCTCCGCCGGAGTGACCGCGCAGCCCGTCGGGTACCGTCGTTTGTCCAGCTTGGCTTTGACACGCAGGCCAGCCGCCGTCTTCGTATGACCGATCAGCTCGACGATCGTCTCGAAGGTGCGAAGCGGACGGCCGCGCCAGTTCTTCGTAATGTGACAGAAGAGACGGTGCTCGATCTTGTTCCACTTGCTGGTGCCGGGTGGGAAATGCGAGACGTGGATACGCAGGCGCAGGGCATCGGCCAGCCGTTGCAGTTCGTTCTTCCACGCGCGCGACCGATAGCCGTTGCTCCCGCCCGCATCGGCCGTGATCAGGAGCGTCGTCGCCGCTGGGGACGCCCGCCGCCCCATCATCGTCCACCACTGCCGAATGGAGGCGACGGCGAACGCCGGCGTGTCGTGGTCGCGGCCCACGCTCACCCAGGCTTCGTTGCGCGCCATGTCGTACACGCCGTAGGGGATCGCCTTGCCGATCGCATCGCTGGGAAAGTCGTGCACGCGCACCAGCTCCGGGGCGCCCGTCGGTTGCCATTCCCGCCCGGCATTCGCGAAATCGCCCACCAATTCCTTCTTCTTCGTATCGACCGAGATCACGGGCTGCTGGCGCTGCAGGAACGCGGCGGCCGTGCCATTGATGTACTCGAACTGCGCGTTCCGATCCGGATGCGCGGCGCCCTCGCGGCTCTTGCGCACCGACCGCAGCCGGTAGCCCAGCGCGTTGAGCAGACGGCCCACCGTCGTGGAACTCACGCGCCAGCCCTGCGTCGTCAAGGCGGCCGTCAGCTGCGCCCGGCTCTTGCACGTCCACCGCAACGGCGACGACGGGTCGCCGCGCGTCAGCGGCTCCACCAAGGCCTCGAGCGCCGCCGTCAGGCCGGGCTGCGTCTCATCGAGCCCCGGACGGCCCGCACCGGCGCGCCGAATGCGCGGGGTCGCCTCCACCCCGTGCGCC is a window of Luteitalea sp. DNA encoding:
- a CDS encoding ISAzo13 family transposase, which produces MAPVLDERGRRLWAAAESVAIGYGGDALVSAATGLARETIRNGRRELAHGVEATPRIRRAGAGRPGLDETQPGLTAALEALVEPLTRGDPSSPLRWTCKSRAQLTAALTTQGWRVSSTTVGRLLNALGYRLRSVRKSREGAAHPDRNAQFEYINGTAAAFLQRQQPVISVDTKKKELVGDFANAGREWQPTGAPELVRVHDFPSDAIGKAIPYGVYDMARNEAWVSVGRDHDTPAFAVASIRQWWTMMGRRASPAATTLLITADAGGSNGYRSRAWKNELQRLADALRLRIHVSHFPPGTSKWNKIEHRLFCHITKNWRGRPLRTFETIVELIGHTKTAAGLRVKAKLDKRRYPTGCAVTPAEMRDLALHPHAFHGDWNYELRPRRS